Proteins encoded together in one Polyangium spumosum window:
- a CDS encoding transglutaminase-like domain-containing protein — protein sequence MIRPRIVHFPSNLAKARYMAEGSKRDLLLPEVQRWAAVFRQLPMHERAAAILKFCQYAIDYVRDPKREVLEDSAVTLFRGFGDCDAKTRVFVTLCRACGIPAREKPVRPEQDFPHILAEVFVNGRWQPADPTILNSTIGRIPPAWLARTNYW from the coding sequence ATGATCCGGCCGCGTATCGTCCACTTCCCGTCGAACCTCGCGAAAGCGCGGTACATGGCCGAGGGCAGCAAGCGCGATCTCCTGCTTCCCGAGGTGCAGCGCTGGGCCGCCGTCTTCCGGCAATTGCCGATGCACGAGCGCGCCGCGGCGATCCTGAAATTCTGCCAGTACGCGATCGACTACGTGCGCGATCCGAAGCGCGAAGTCCTCGAAGATTCCGCCGTGACGCTCTTCCGCGGTTTCGGCGACTGCGACGCGAAGACGCGCGTCTTCGTGACGCTCTGCCGCGCATGCGGCATTCCGGCCCGCGAAAAGCCGGTCCGCCCGGAGCAGGACTTTCCGCACATCCTCGCGGAGGTCTTCGTGAATGGGCGATGGCAACCCGCGGACCCGACCATCCTGAACTCGACGATCGGGCGTATCCCGCCCGCCTGGCTTGCGAGAACGAACTACTGGTGA
- a CDS encoding tyrosine-type recombinase/integrase, whose product MSREDGPRATVPASQRWLGWSERNLTMAVRKVERYGETRLLIDIQYKKRDGTRARFRKDAEVQTWTAARAEEKRYLLNIANFGEPFEPGTAPDDSDDSSGANAAPKPKPKPKKTFAEVVSEFRETFMVAELKVTSRKGYESVLRASLLPKLGKLTLDKVDGKAAADLDLALSKRKLSRSTRNNTQVVLRSVLRFAKSRGYIEDRPANLPRLKQVGQRVLEIPSDDQVEQILGVACDTHRLGFTLMSDAGLRPNEVRALRCKDVQLRWEKGEAVGGFLTVREGRSHGEIHTPKTGQREIPISRELARVLVPVVKSAAREAYVALSDTGEPWGQSGLKQAFARTSKRAGVEGWSVYCLEQYASRSLSPDFTDT is encoded by the coding sequence GTGTCCCGTGAGGACGGTCCTCGTGCTACAGTCCCAGCCTCGCAAAGGTGGCTGGGATGGTCGGAAAGGAATCTGACCATGGCAGTCCGCAAGGTAGAGCGATACGGGGAAACCCGTCTGTTGATTGACATCCAGTACAAGAAGCGGGACGGCACGCGGGCCCGCTTCCGCAAGGATGCCGAGGTCCAAACGTGGACCGCGGCCCGTGCGGAGGAGAAGCGGTACCTGCTCAACATCGCCAATTTTGGCGAGCCGTTCGAGCCGGGGACTGCGCCGGACGATTCGGACGATTCGTCCGGAGCGAATGCCGCGCCGAAGCCGAAGCCGAAGCCGAAGAAGACCTTTGCCGAGGTGGTCAGCGAGTTCCGAGAGACCTTCATGGTCGCGGAGCTCAAGGTCACCAGCCGGAAGGGGTACGAGTCGGTCCTTCGGGCCTCGCTGCTCCCGAAGCTCGGCAAGCTGACCCTCGACAAGGTCGACGGGAAGGCCGCGGCGGATCTCGACCTCGCGCTCTCGAAGCGCAAGTTGAGCCGCTCGACGCGGAACAATACGCAGGTCGTGCTTCGATCGGTTCTGCGGTTCGCGAAGAGCCGCGGATACATCGAGGACCGGCCGGCGAATTTGCCGCGTTTGAAGCAGGTCGGGCAGCGCGTCCTGGAGATTCCGAGCGACGATCAGGTCGAGCAGATTCTCGGGGTCGCCTGCGATACGCACCGCCTGGGCTTCACCCTCATGTCGGACGCCGGGCTTCGTCCCAACGAAGTGCGCGCGCTCCGATGCAAGGACGTGCAGCTCCGGTGGGAGAAGGGCGAGGCGGTCGGCGGGTTCCTCACCGTGCGCGAGGGTCGGTCACACGGCGAGATTCACACGCCGAAGACCGGGCAGCGCGAGATTCCGATCTCGCGCGAACTCGCGCGGGTCCTCGTTCCGGTTGTCAAGAGCGCAGCGCGCGAGGCGTACGTGGCGCTGAGCGACACCGGGGAGCCGTGGGGCCAGTCCGGGCTCAAGCAGGCGTTCGCGCGCACGAGCAAGCGGGCCGGGGTCGAAGGGTGGTCGGTGTACTGCCTAGAGCAATACGCCTCGCGTTCACTTTCGCCTGACTTTACCGACACTTGA